The nucleotide sequence ATATTTTTGAAGGCTGATTTAAATCTTGAATAGAATTAACATCAATTTGTAATTGATACCAATCTTCTACTCTAACAACTTTTCCATTAATTAAAGAAGGTTTTCCTATATAAGGAAGAATATCTTTATGAATTGGATTTCCTTTTTTATCAGTAATTAAATAATATTCAGAAATATTATTTTCATCATTAGTTGCTAAAACTGGGGGAATACCACCAGCAATACAAAGTGCAGCACAACTTCTGTGAATTTTCCCTTTCCCAGGTTTCATCACTCCAAAATAACATTTAGGATCGATGACCTCTCCCTTAAATTCCATATTATTAGCTACTTGTTCTACTTTTGGTAATCTATTAGGATTCGTTTTTTCAACTAATGAAATTTTTTCATCATTGGTAATCTGCAATAATGTTTTCCCATTGTAGTAGATAAGATTTCCTTCTATACTTAAGATGCTTCCAGATAGCTTAGGAGTTTTACTTCTTATTTTTTCTAGAAAAGGATTAGCGCTCGATTTACCAAAACCTAAAAGTAAAATATTTTTATAAGTATTTTCAGCTGTTTTAACTTTAAGCATTGGATAAGGCATTTCATGATATACCCCAGTAATTTTAGTACTTGTAGTTAACTCAAAAGTGCTATTTTTAAATGTGTTTTGTGTTAATGCAAAAATAGAAGCTATAGCAATCAATCCTAATAAACTAAAAACGACAAATAGCCTTGTTGTTTTCTTTGTTTTAGTAGACGTATTATCGAGATAGCCTACATAAAAATCATCTTCTTCATTTTTCATAAATTATATATTAAATAATTACAGGGTTAACTTCAGTTCCTTCAGCCATTGCTTCTGGATGTACATATATTTTATTGTTCTCAGTTTTTAAATTATAAGTAGCAATTTTTTCAGTAAAAGGAGGAGGAGATTGCCCATTATGAGGAAGGTATTGATAACCATGCCAAGGACAAGTTACACATCCATCGATCACTTTCCCTTCTCCTAATGGTCCACCTTGATGCTTACATACATTTGAAATTGCAGATAATTTATTATCATATTTAAAAACTGCTATTCGCTCGTTATTAACTATAAATATTTTTGCTCTATCTTCTGGAATTTCATCAATATCACAAACATATTCCCATCCATCTACAATATCTTCAGTCTTAGTTTTATCGGTTTTAGATTCTATTAAACTAGTTCTTATATGCAATCCTGCGATAATTATAAAACCTAAGCTTAACATAGAGATTGACCATAATGAAGGCTGTTGTTGTAAAGCTCCTAAAAACACATGTAAAATAACTAAGGTGTACGCTAAATATACCATCATATGTAAACGCTTCCACAATTTAGGCGATAGGTTCTTTAACCAAAAATCATGACTGGTAGATGCCATAATAAATAAGATGATTAATGCAAAAAAACCTAATACTTGAAATGGAAAATTGGTAAGCGAACCATAATCCATATTAGATGTAAATAAAGCATAGATTGGATTTACGTTTCCAAGAGAATGAAATTGGAAAATAGAAAACCCACCATGGATTAATGCAGCGAGAAACATACTTACTCCTAGATGTCTACGATTGTATAATAATGGTGAAAATCTAGAATTTAATCTAACCAAAGGACCAATTACTAATATTACGTGTAATAAAGCGATGGCTAACGTTCCAAATGCTCTTATAATTAATGTCTCAATACTAGTCTCAGGATTAGTAATTAAAGTAATGCCTATAAAGCATAATAGATAGATAAGCATCCCTAAAATAATCCATTTATCATAGATTTTTTTATTTCGGTTCCAAAGAACGGTTTGATAATTTACTCCCATTGTAATTTTAGATTAGAAATATCAATTTTTTTTATATCATCATAAATACGTAATCCCTTTATTGATCTATCAATATCAAAAGTGTAAATGCCTTTCTTATCTATAACTCCCAAGTAAATTTCTTTTCCAGAATCTGATGAAGTGCCATACACAATAGATGAAGCACTTTTTAAAGGTTTTTTAACCACAATGTTTAACATATTTAAAGATGTGTTTTTCCCTTGAACACTTATATGAAAACTATCATTATCTAAAATTGTATTTTGTACATTGTTTTTAGAAACAATTTTTAAATCACTATCTGTAAATAATGGTTCTTTGATACTTTTTATAGAAAAAACAATTAATACAGGTATAGCAATAATTAATATTATCCATATAATTTTATGTACTTTTCTTAAATCTGAAGTCATAATTATGTTTTTAGTTTACGAATTCGAATTATCTTGATAAGAAGAACAGGCCATAAACCAATAGCTCCTGGAGTTAAAAGTAAACGTACAGTCCATTTGCTTTCTGCTATTAATTCGTCTAACAAAAAAGAACCTTTTACAAAAAAATAAATGCCGAATAAAACTCCAATTCCAAAATATAAGCCTAAAAGTGTTACTACAATTTGAATAACTGTTTCCATTTATATAAGATTTACATCTGTAATTATTTCTAACAATGCAGGTCCGTTATGTGCTTTTAATTGCTCCATTGCCGGAATCAATTCATCAAGCTTTTCAACACGTATCCCTAAAGCACCACAATTTTCTGCAAAAGCAGCAAAACTTGGATTTTTAAGAGATGTTTGCCAAACATCAACTTCTGCTGCACGTTGTTCTTTAGAAATTTTTCCTAATTCAGAATTATTAAGAACAATATGTTTAATATTCATATTATACTTTACTAAAGTCGTAATTTCTGCTAAATACTGCCCTAAACCTCCATCTCCAGAAACAGACCATATAGGACGCTCATGACCTTGAGCTGCCCATGCTCCAATAGCTGCAGGTAAGGCAAAACCTATAGAGCCCAAATATCCAGACATTAAAACAGATTGATTTTTTGGCTCAAAATACCTTCCAAACGAATACGTGTTATTTCCAACATCTACCGCTATTACAGCATTTTCAGGAGTGATTTTATTCATAGCATCAAATACTGCAATAGAACTTAAAGCATTACCACAATCTTTTAATCTGCTTTCTTTTTCTTCTTTCCAGTAACTCCATCGTTCGACAATTTCATCACGTTGATTTATAGCATTTGTTTTTCCTTGTGTTTGTTCTTTAATAAGTTTAAGCGTTTCCGAAATTTCACCCCAAAGTGCTACATCTACTTTGTGAAACTTACTTAATGCCATTGCATCAAAATCAACTTGAATTATAGGTTTCTTTGGTGTAATCCCTGTATGGTTAGAGAAAGATGCTCCAAATACAAGTAATACATCAGATTCGTTCATAAACCAAGACGCTATTGGTGTTCCGCTTCGCCCTAAAACACCGCAACCTAAAGGATGATTATCAGGAATAAGCCCTTTTCCTTTAAAAGTTGTAATTACTGGGCAATTAAGACTTTCAGCATAAGCAATAATAGATTCCATTTGAAAACGTGCTCCATGCCCAACAATAATTACAGGCCTTTTTGCCTCTTTAAGCAAAGCAACTGCCTTTTCAGTCATCTCTTTGGGAGGTGTAATATTAAATGGAGTAATTCTATTTTCTGGTGTTTGTGGTTTTTCGTGTTCAGGCTTTTTTGTGAAGGCGACTTCGTCCGGAAACGTTAAATGAGTAACATCTCTTTTTATAAGTGCATTTTTAATAGCTAAAGACATTAGCTCACTATGATTTGAATTTAAATGCACGGCGTGATTAAATTCTGCAACACTTTCAAAAGCTTTGACTAAATCAACTTCTTGAAAAGCACCAGTACCAACTACTTGTGTATTTATTTGACCAGATAGCGCCAAAAGTGGTACGCGATCTACTTTTGCATCCCACATTCCTGTAAACATATTCGTAGCACCTGGGCCTGCAATACCAAAACAAGCAGCAGGTTTCCCTGTAAGTTTTGCATATCCAGAAGCAGCAAAAGCAGCAGCGCCTTCATGTCTGATTCCAAAATATTTAAGTTTCCCTTGTTTTTCTTGTCTGCGCATTGCATCAGCGACACCAAGGTTTGAGTGCCCTACCATTCCAAAAACAGTATTCACGCCCCAATTTACCATCGTCTCTACCATAACATCAGAAATAGTTTCTTCATGAGGTACTTCTTCTTCAATACCAACAAAAACTGACCCCTCTTCTTCTTTTACAGGGAATGTATCGATACCATCATCATATCCACCTGGTGGTAAACCAGTACAAGGGTCGAAATCCCAACCGTGCCAAGGGCAGCGTAATAATCCATTTTCTATAGATCCTTCTCCTAAAGGCCCTCCTTGATGCGGACATTTATTATCTAATGCAGAAAATTTACCTTTATAATGTGTTAAGCAAATCCCCTTATGATCTGCTGTTACTGTTTTTACTCTACCTTCAGGTAATTCACTTTTGTTTAATAATACTTTGTGCCAAACTAGTTTTTTAGTACTCATATGTTATTTAGTATGTTGATTCGTTAAATTGATCTTGCCTTATTTTTACGGCTCTTACAGAATATTTAATAAGGTAAGATATAGAAATAAATGTAGATAAGACTCCTACAAGCATTAATGCAATGCCAATGTTTTGTGAAATATCATAGAAATTCTGAATTCCAAAAAGTATGCCTGCTGCAACTAGAGTTGCAGCACCTACATATAAACCTACCAAACCTTTATTTAATAGATGTAATTGCTTTAATTTTCTAGTTGTTATAGAGTCATTACATTTTTTAAGTTGTATCCGTTCTGCAATTTCATTACTTAACGCAATTAAAAGATTAGATGTAGATAAGATTAACAGACCAATTCCTGGTAAAATTGTAATGGGAACATACCAATTTTCCATAATTTAATTTAATAATTTTTTTATAACTTTTTCTACACTTAAACCCTGTGCTATAATTGAAAATACAACTATTACATAAGTAGCATATAAAATAATATCTTTTATATCTCCTTCAGGTAATGTTAATGCTAATGCAATTGAAATACCTCCCCTTAACCCAGCCCAGGTTAATATAATCCGCTCTTTATTGTTTGCTTTATGTGATTTTTTAAGTAAAAAATTAGATAAAAGAATTGCGATGTACCTTGAAAAAAGCACAATGAAAATTGAAATTATCCCTAATATTAGATGATTAAAATTAAAATCAAGTGCAATAATTTCTATTCCTATAAGAACAAAAAGCACAGCATTAAAAATTTCATCCAAGACTTTCCAAAAGATATTCATATGAGTTTTAAGATCATCTGGAATTTCTTTTGAATGAAGACTGTGGCCAATAATAAGCCCCGCAACAACCATGGCTATAGCACCAGAAACACCAATAAAATCAGATAGCCAATAACCACCTAATACAATGGCTAAAGAAATATGAACAGCTATTATTGGTTGATCAATTATTCCTCGTATACAACGTTTTCCTATAAACCCTAAAACAAACCCCATTAGCAATCCTCCGCCTGCTTCTAAAGCAAACTCTTTTGCTATATGAGTAATTTCGAATTCGTGGGCCATTGTTGCTAAAGAGAATAGAGATAAAAATACGACAATACCTACACCGTCATTAAACAATGATTCTCCTACAATTTTTATTTCCATATGTTTTGGGGCACCAGCTTTTTTTAATAAAGCTAGTACTGCTACAGGGTCTGTTGGTGAAATTAAAGAACCAAAAACTAAACAATACAAATAATCTATAGGTAAACCTATAGCATTTGTAGTATAAAAGAATATGCTGCCAATTAAAAATGTGGATACAAGTACACCAAAAGTAGCATAGATAATTACAGAGCCTTTTTCTTTAAGCAAACCATGTAAATTAACATGAATAGATCCTGCAAAAAGAAGGATGCCTAATAAAAAATCGAATAAAATAGTTTTAAAATCTATTTGTCTAACCGTGTGTGTGAGTTCTGTAAAATAGCTTTCATCAATAAAATAAACCGAGGCAAATAGTAATGATGCTGCAATAGATAGAATCATTATGCCAATAGTTTCAGGAAGCTTTAAAAATTTATAATTGAGATAACTTAACAGCCCCGCAAGTGCGGTAATACCTATAAATATGTCGAACATTATAATGATGGTTTTGTGTAATTATTAATTGCATTTTCGTAAAAGTTAATAGCTATTTCTTTATTGATTCCAGTAATTGGTAGTGCAATACCTTTCCATTCGTTATTATAATAACGACCGTATTTAATTTCCTTTGTGTTAGATAACTCTATATTATCATGACCTTTATAACCACTAACATATAAATAAAAATCATTTATCATATTGTCAGGGATAGCCATGCCAACACCGATACCAATACCATTAGAATCAACAAAGAAAGAGCCAGTATCAAAATGATGAGGCCAAATTCTAATATCTGTTATAAGATTATAGTTTTTTAAGGTAAATTCTATCGCTTGCTGAGCAAGAGTTCTGTAACTAATTAAAACATCCAGCTCATTACGGTTTTTTAATTCAAATACGTAATCATCAGTTATTGCTTTGTATGGCAAATCATAATGCAACTTATATGCATATGGGATTGTAATTCCATGTTCTTCACTAGTTTTACTAATCCATTCTACAATATTTTTATGAGTTTTTTTGTGTAACGAAAAATGATTAGTCACAGTATTATTTACTAACCATTCTAAAGAAAAAGAATTATAGTTTAGCGATAAAACATCTCCAGTACTGTTTAATGGATGTGTTTGCAGAGAAGCTAAATTACTTACCCACCCCAAATTAGTATGACTGTCGTCATCTCTCTTTTCTATAAAACTAATTCCAGCAGTAGCTAGATATTGAGCTGCTAAATGCATTTGTATTTTCATTAGTTGAGTAAGTTTTAGTTTCTTTTTAACAATACTTCTTTTTTAATTCAAATTTCTATTAGGTTTATTTAATAAAAATAAGACTAGCAATTTAAGTTTACGATCTAAATACCTGCATAATTTATTCCTGTTAATTTATGCATATCTGTATTAAAAGTTGATAAGTCATTATGATTAAATTTTGAAATATCATCA is from Flavobacteriaceae bacterium and encodes:
- a CDS encoding (2Fe-2S)-binding protein — protein: MGVNYQTVLWNRNKKIYDKWIILGMLIYLLCFIGITLITNPETSIETLIIRAFGTLAIALLHVILVIGPLVRLNSRFSPLLYNRRHLGVSMFLAALIHGGFSIFQFHSLGNVNPIYALFTSNMDYGSLTNFPFQVLGFFALIILFIMASTSHDFWLKNLSPKLWKRLHMMVYLAYTLVILHVFLGALQQQPSLWSISMLSLGFIIIAGLHIRTSLIESKTDKTKTEDIVDGWEYVCDIDEIPEDRAKIFIVNNERIAVFKYDNKLSAISNVCKHQGGPLGEGKVIDGCVTCPWHGYQYLPHNGQSPPPFTEKIATYNLKTENNKIYVHPEAMAEGTEVNPVII
- a CDS encoding thiamine pyrophosphate-binding protein; amino-acid sequence: MSTKKLVWHKVLLNKSELPEGRVKTVTADHKGICLTHYKGKFSALDNKCPHQGGPLGEGSIENGLLRCPWHGWDFDPCTGLPPGGYDDGIDTFPVKEEEGSVFVGIEEEVPHEETISDVMVETMVNWGVNTVFGMVGHSNLGVADAMRRQEKQGKLKYFGIRHEGAAAFAASGYAKLTGKPAACFGIAGPGATNMFTGMWDAKVDRVPLLALSGQINTQVVGTGAFQEVDLVKAFESVAEFNHAVHLNSNHSELMSLAIKNALIKRDVTHLTFPDEVAFTKKPEHEKPQTPENRITPFNITPPKEMTEKAVALLKEAKRPVIIVGHGARFQMESIIAYAESLNCPVITTFKGKGLIPDNHPLGCGVLGRSGTPIASWFMNESDVLLVFGASFSNHTGITPKKPIIQVDFDAMALSKFHKVDVALWGEISETLKLIKEQTQGKTNAINQRDEIVERWSYWKEEKESRLKDCGNALSSIAVFDAMNKITPENAVIAVDVGNNTYSFGRYFEPKNQSVLMSGYLGSIGFALPAAIGAWAAQGHERPIWSVSGDGGLGQYLAEITTLVKYNMNIKHIVLNNSELGKISKEQRAAEVDVWQTSLKNPSFAAFAENCGALGIRVEKLDELIPAMEQLKAHNGPALLEIITDVNLI
- a CDS encoding sodium:proton antiporter, whose protein sequence is MFDIFIGITALAGLLSYLNYKFLKLPETIGIMILSIAASLLFASVYFIDESYFTELTHTVRQIDFKTILFDFLLGILLFAGSIHVNLHGLLKEKGSVIIYATFGVLVSTFLIGSIFFYTTNAIGLPIDYLYCLVFGSLISPTDPVAVLALLKKAGAPKHMEIKIVGESLFNDGVGIVVFLSLFSLATMAHEFEITHIAKEFALEAGGGLLMGFVLGFIGKRCIRGIIDQPIIAVHISLAIVLGGYWLSDFIGVSGAIAMVVAGLIIGHSLHSKEIPDDLKTHMNIFWKVLDEIFNAVLFVLIGIEIIALDFNFNHLILGIISIFIVLFSRYIAILLSNFLLKKSHKANNKERIILTWAGLRGGISIALALTLPEGDIKDIILYATYVIVVFSIIAQGLSVEKVIKKLLN